The Papaver somniferum cultivar HN1 chromosome 3, ASM357369v1, whole genome shotgun sequence genome includes a region encoding these proteins:
- the LOC113355598 gene encoding cellulose synthase-like protein D3 yields the protein MNGNGRPPIPQQPSVTFGRRTLSGRYVNYSRDDLDSEIGNSELGNPDYLNYAVHIDGDGTARRQVSMQSGGGEEEEGGKIGREMSVLMRSQTGDNFDHNQWLFETKGTYGYGNATWPKEDEEEEDGGGAHHDPKDLAVKPWKPLTRKLNIPASVLSPYRLLIVVRVVVLALFLQWRIQNPNTEAIWLWGMSIVCELWFAFSWLLDQLPKLCPINRSTDLAVLKEKFETPTISNPTGKSDLPGIDIFVSTADPEKEPPLVTANTILSILATDYPVEKLACYVSDDGGALLTFESMAEAASFASMWVPFCRKHNIEPRNPESYFSLKKDPFKNKKRQDFVKDRRLMKREYDEFKVRTNVLPESIRRRSDAYHAREEIKAIKLQRQNRNDDELVESVKIPKATWMADGTHWAGTWMVPGSNHSKGDHAGIIQVMLKPPSDEPLRGSVDNANILDCTDVDIRLPTLVYVSREKRPGYDHNKKAGAMNALVRASAVMSNGPFILNLDCDHYIYNSLAMREGMCFMMDRGGERICYVQFPQRFEGIDPNDRYANHNTVFFDVNMRALDGLQGPVYVGTGCLFRRIALYGFDPPRSKERVNGCMSWCFPRKKKTSKHSEEQRALRMGDDDENDEMSSQLLPKVFGNSTFLLDSIPVAEYQGRPLADHPSVEHGRPSGALTLPREPLDASIVAEAISVVSCWYEDKTEWGDRVGWIYGSVTEDVVTGYRMHNRGWKSIYCVTKRDAFRGTAPINLTDRLHQVLRWATGSVEIFFSRNNAFLASSKMKFLQRIAYLNVGIYPFTSFFLIVYCFLPALSLFSGQFIVQSLSVVFLSYLLIITITLCLLAILEIKWSGIELEEWWRNEQFWLIGGTSAHLAAVIQGLLKVVAGIEISFTLTSKSGADDIDDEFADLYVVKWTSLMIPPIVIMMTNLIAIAVGFSRTIYAAVPQWSRLIGGVFFSFWVLAHLYPFAKGLMGRRGRTPTIVFVWSGLVAITISLLWVAIKPPEGATEIGGGSFKFP from the exons ATGAATGGTAACGGTAGACCGCCTATCCCACAACAACCAAGTGTAACATTTGGTAGAAGAACATTATCAGGAAGGTATGTTAACTACTCAAGAGATGATTTAGATAGCGAGATCGGAAACAGCGAGCTTGGAAACCCAGACTATTTAAATTACGCAGTTCATATAGACGGAGATGGTACTGCACGGAGGCAAGTTTCCATGCAGtcaggtggaggagaagaagaagaaggtggtaaAATAGGACGGGAGATGTCTGTGTTGATGAGAAGTCAAACTGGCGATAATTTCGACCATAATCAATGGTTGTTTGAAACTAAAGGAACATATGGGTATGGAAATGCTACATggccaaaagaagatgaggaggaggaggatggtggtgGTGCTCATCATGACCCTAAAGATCTTGCTGTCAAACCATGGAAGCCACTTACAAGGAAATTGAATATCCCAGCTTCAGTTCTCAGTCCATACag GCTGCTAATTGTTGTGCGAGTAGTTGTTCTGGCGCTGTTTCTCCAGTGGAGAATTCAAAACCCAAATACTGAAGCCATTTGGTTATGGGGAATGTCCATTGTGTGCGAGCTGTGGTTTGCATTCTCTTGGCTACTTGACCAGCTTCCTAAGCTCTGCCCCATCAACCGTTCCACGGATCTTGCTGTTCTGAAAGAAAAATTTGAAACACCTACAATCAGCAATCCCACTGGAAAATCTGACTTGCCCGGAATTGATATTTTTGTTTCTACTGCGGATCCAGAGAAGGAGCCTCCGCTTGTCACTGCAAACACTATTCTTTCCATCCTTGCTACTGATTACCCAGTTGAGAAGCTTGCTTGTTACGTTTCTGACGATGGAGGCGCCTTACTTACCTTTGAGTCCATGGCAGAAGCTGCAAGTTTTGCCAGCATGTGGGTTCCATTCTGCCGTAAGCATAATATCGAGCCAAGAAATCCCGAATCGTATTTTAGTTTGAAGAAAGATCCTTTCAAAAATAAGAAGCGCCAAGATTTTGTCAAGGACCGAAGACTGATGAAGCGTGAGTATGACGAATTTAAGGTTAGGACCAATGTGCTACCTGAATCTATTCGTCGCCGCTCTGATGCATATCATGCTAGGGAAGAGATCAAGGCTATAAAGCTCCAGAGACAGAACAGAAATGATGATGAGCTTGTTGAAAGTGTCAAGATTCCAAAAGCCACTTGGATGGCAGATGGAACCCATTGGGCTGGCACTTGGATGGTTCCTGGATCCAACCACTCTAAGGGTGATCATGCAGGAATTATTCAG GTTATGTTGAAGCCTCCGAGTGATGAACCACTACGTGGAAGTGTAGATAATGCTAACATCCTCGATTGTACTGATGTCGACATCCGCCTTCCTACACTGGTCTATGTTTCCCGTGAGAAGCGCCCTGGCTACGACCACAACAAGAAAGCTGGTGCCATGAATGCCCTTGTGAGAGCCTCTGCCGTCATGTCCAACGGTCCCTTCATCCTCAACCTTGACTGTGATCATTACATTTACAACTCGCTAGCAATGAGGGAAGGCATGTGCTTCATGATGGACCGTGGAGGTGAACGCATATGTTACGTTCAGTTCCCACAGAGGTTTGAAGGTATCGACCCCAATGATCGGTATGCCAACCACAATACTGTCTTCTTCGATGTGAATATGCGAGCACTCGATGGTCTTCAGGGGCCTGTTTATGTTGGCACTGGTTGCCTATTCCGCAGAATTGCACTTTACGGGTTCGACCCTCCCCGGTCAAAGGAACGTGTTAATGGTTGCATGAGCTGGTGCTTTCCTCGTAAAAAGAAGACTTCCAAGCACTCTGAAGAGCAGCGAGCCCTTAGGATGGGcgatgatgatgaaaatgatgagatGAGCAGCCAATTGCTTCCGAAGGTGTTTGGCAATTCAACTTTCCTTCTTGACTCGATCCCAGTTGCAGAATATCAAGGCCGTCCACTTGCGGATCACCCATCCGTGGAACATGGTCGGCCTTCGGGTGCACTCACTCTTCCTAGAGAACCTTTGGATGCATCCATAGTTGCAGAAGCAATCAGTGTTGTCTCTTGCTGGTACGAAGACAAAACCGAGTGGGGTGACCGTGTTGGATGGATTTACGGCTCTGTTACAGAAGATGTGGTGACTGGGTACCGGATGCACAATCGAGGATGGAAATCAATTTACTGTGTGACGAAACGTGATGCTTTCCGTGGAACGGCGCCTATCAACCTTACTGACAGGCTTCATCAGGTCCTCCGATGGGCGACTGGTTCAGTGGAAATCTTCTTCTCTCGTAACAACGCATTCCTTGCGAGCTCGAAAATGAAGTTTTTGCAGAGGATTGCATATCTGAATGTTGGAATTTACCCGTTCACTTCATTCTTTCTCATCGTCTACTGCTTCTTACCAGCTTTATCACTTTTCTCTGGTCAATTCATTGTTCAGTCACTTAGCGTTGTTTTCTTGTCATACCTTCTCATTATCACCATTACGCTCTGCCTGCTCGCTATTCTGGAGATCAAGTGGTCAGGGATTGAACTTGAAGAGTGGTGGAGGAATGAACAGTTCTGGCTGATTGGTGGAACAAGTGCACATCTTGCTGCAGTTATCCAAGGTTTACTTAAAGTGGTGGCTGGGATTGAGATTTCTTTCACCCTAACATCAAAATCTGGTGCAGATGATATAGATGATGAGTTTGCTGATCTTTACGTCGTAAAATGGACGTCTCTTATGATACCACCTATAGTCATCATGATGACTAACTTGATAGCGATCGCAGTAGGATTCAGCAGGACTATTTACGCAGCTGTACCGCAATGGAGTCGTCTTATTGGTGGTGTATTTTTCAGTTTCTGGGTCCTTGCACATCTTTACCCTTTCGCTAAAGGTTTAatgggaagaagaggaagaacacctACTATCGTCTTTGTCTGGTCAGGTCTCGTTGCTATTACCATTTCTCTTCTTTGGGTTGCTATTAAGCCACCAGAAGGCGCGACTGAGATCGGAGGAGGATCCTTCAAATTTCCTTGA
- the LOC113355599 gene encoding uncharacterized protein LOC113355599 yields MSLTGAVHELVIGRNKDSIHDLCDPFTARTGNFGTWLLNSQQQSEEGEEDAVVELSHGSLTDYHPEEPKDSVSHLLVGMTSHFCKTMGPRIRTGVAAVKVIAAVKLISSLNCYLKASHPIV; encoded by the exons ATGTCGTTAACAGg TGCTGTTCATGAACTAGTAATTGGAAGAAACAAGGATTCAATTCATGATTTGTGTGACCCTTTCACTGCCAGAACTGGCAATTTCGGCACGTGGCTACTCAATTCTCAACAACAGAGTGAGGAAGGAGAAGAGGATGCTGTAGTAGAGTTATCTCATGGCTCTCTAACTGATTATCACCCAGAGGAACCTAAAGACAGTGTGAGTCATCTTTTGGTGGGTATGACATCCCACTTTTGCAAGACAATGGGGCCGAGGATAAGGACAGGGGTCGCCGCTGTGAAGGTGATCGCTGCCGTAAAGCTGATATCAAGCCTGAATTGTTATCTGAAAGCGAGTCATCCTATTGTGTGA
- the LOC113361038 gene encoding helicase-like transcription factor CHR28 encodes MDISPSPRSKDFASAPTASVNDSAHHPGIEEKLTKYDGAMVLYDKYVNRIISPSPLKKDFAGTPTASVNDSAHHPGTKEKQTKWDGAMILYDKYVNKIISPSPLKKDFAGTPAASVNDSAHHPAIEEKHTEEHDERVVFQAAVQDLSQPKAEANLPDGLFTVPLLKHQKIALAWMVHRETTKLPCLGGILADDQGLGKTVSVIALIQYQRYIKSQSKTGDKSDHGMGESNDQHMFPNYADRFYIKRPEAGTLIVCPTSILCQWAQELDDKVADGAKLSVLVYHGSNRTKDHVKLAKYDVVLTTYAVVANAFPKEDGEIDDEVDGKKKNDIYSTGCTSDPLAKVEWLRVILDEAQCIKNHRTRSATSCCGLRAKSRWCLSGTPSQNKLDDLYSYFRFLKYHPYSYYSKFSSSLKSVSRTGCYKKLQVVLKTILLHRTKDTLIDGKPIVTLPPKSISLMKIELSTEERSFYSQLEARSSSQFMEYDRAGTINRNYANILVLLLYLRMACDHPYLVDKPPHKPVDKTSLEMARKLPRDTLCKFFSLLEDSSAVCGKCKDTPEDAVVTTCGHVFCHQCVAEHLVGARNLCPEFDCKVHLRSDLVYSKATLSRFFPSEPTNKATSSLKVIENSAVLQRSYKSSKIKAALEILKSNSKSSLSSGDCSVATPVKTIVFSQWTCMLDLMEISLDESGIRFKRFDGTMTLALRDKAVKDFISNPEVNVILMSLKAGNLGLNLVAACHVILLDPWWNPTTEDQAIDRAHRLGQTRPVTVSRLAVSETVEDRIFKLQEEKRELVASVFGDGKFGGSAARLTVDDLRFLFGFRV; translated from the exons ATGGACATATCTCCCTCCCCGAGGAGTAAGGATTTTGCTAGTGCACCAACTGCAAGTGTGAATGATTCTGCACATCATCCGGGAATTGAAGAAAAGCTGACAAAATATGATGGTGCTATGGTTCTTTATGATAAATATGTGAATAGGATCATATCTCCCTCCCCGCTAAAGAAGGATTTTGCTGGTACACCCACTGCAAGTGTTAATGATTCTGCACATCATCCaggaacaaaagaaaaacaaacaaaatgggATGGTGCTATGATTCTTTATGATAAATATGTGAATAAGATCATATCTCCCTCCCCGCTAAAGAAGGATTTTGCTGGTACACCCGCTGCAAGTGTTAATGATTCTGCACATCATCCGGCAATTGAAGAAAAGCATACGGAAGAACATGATGAGAGAGTAGTATTTCAAGCAGCAGTACAG GATCTTTCTCAGCCAAAAGCAGAGGCTAATTTGCCCGATGGGCTTTTCACTGTTCCTCTCTTGAAACACCAG AAAATAGCCTTGGCATGGATGGTTCACAGGGAGACAACAAAACTGCCATGTTTAGGTGGAATTCTAGCAGATGATCAG GGGCTTGGTAAGACTGTATCCGTAATTGCTCTTATACAATATCAAAGGTATATCAAGTCGCAATCAAAAACAGGTGACAAAAGTGATCATGGAATGGGAGAAAGTAATGACCAGCATATGTTTCCTAATTATGCTGACCGTTTTTATATAAAGAGGCCAGAAGCAGGTACATTGATTGTATGTCCAACCAGTATCCTTTGCCAGTGGGCCCAAGAACTGGATGACAAGGTTGCAGATGGTGCTAAACTTTCTGTTTTGGTTTATCATGGAAGCAATAGGACAAAGGATCATGTTAAGTTGGCAAAATATGATGTGGTTCTCACGACATATGCAGTTGTAGCTAATGCATTTCCAAAGGAGGATGGTGAAATTGACGATGAAGTAGATggtaagaaaaaaaatgatatttattCGACAGGGTGCACAAGTGATCCTCTAGCTAAGGTGGAGTGGCTCAGAGTGATATTAGATGAAGCTCAGTGCATAAAAAACCACAGAACCCGGTCCGCTACCTCTTGCTGTGGTCTCCGAGCAAAAAGTAGATGGTGTTTGTCTGGAACTCCTTCACAAAACAAACTTGATGATCTTTACAGCTACTTCAGGTTTCTGAAATACCATCCATATTCTTACTATTCAAAGTTTAGTTCTTCGCTTAAGTCGGTGTCCAGAACCGGATGTTACAAGAAACTTCAAGTAGTTCTCAAGACCATACTACTACATCGTACAAAAG ACACGTTGATCGACGGCAAGCCAATTGTTACTTTaccacccaaatccatatccttgaTGAAGATAGAGTTGTCTACTGAGGAGCGGTCCTTTTATTCACAACTAGAAGCAAGATCAAGCTCCCAGTTCATGGAATACGATAGAGCCGGTACAATTAACCGAAACTACGCGAATATTCTGGTGCTGCTTTTGTATCTTCGCATGGCTTGTGATCACCCTTATCTTGTTGATAAACCACCTCATAAACCTGTTGATAAGACTTCTCTAGAGATGGCAAGGAAACTCCCGAGGGATACACTGTGTAAATTCTTTAGTTTGTTGGAGGATTCTTCAGCAGTATGTGGTAAATGTAAG GACACACCTGAGGATGCTGTTGTTACAACTTGTGGCCACGTCTTCTGTCATCAGTGTGTAGCTGAACATTTAGTGGGAGCTAGAAATTTGTGCCCTGAATTCGATTGCAAGGTCCATCTTCGTTCTGATCTTGTATATTCTAAGGCAACTTTAAGCAGATTTTTTCCTTCTGAGCCTACTAATAAGGCAACAAGTTCTTTGAAAGTTATCGAGAACTCTGCAGTTCTACAGCGTTCATACAAGTCTTCCAAGATCAAAGCTGCTCTTGAGATTCTAAAGTCCAATAGCaaatcttcactttcttcaggaGATTGTAGCGTTGCAACCCCTGTGAAGACTATTGTTTTCTCACAGTGGACATGTATGCTGGACTTGATGGAGATTTCACTGGACGAGTCTGGTATAAGATTCAAGAGATTTGATGGAACAATGACACTGGCTTTAAGAGACAAGGCTGTGAAAGATTTTATTTCTAACCCTGAG GTGAATGTCATTTTGATGTCACTAAAAGCAGGAAACTTAGGCCTAAACTTGGTTGCTGCATGTCATGTTATTCTTTTGGATCCTTGGTGGAATCCAACTACTGAAGATCAGGCCATTGATCGAGCTCATAGGTTAGGCCAGACTCGTCCTGTTACTGTTTCAAGATTAGCAGTTAGTGAAACGGTGGAGGATAGAATATTCAAACTCCAG GAAGAAAAGAGGGAATTGGTTGCATCTGTGTTTGGGGATGGTAAATTTGGGGGATCCGCTGCTCGGCTTACAGTTGATGATCTCAGATTTCTATTCGGCTTCAGGGTCTAA
- the LOC113361039 gene encoding monothiol glutaredoxin-S3-like has translation MERVTRIVSQRAVVIFSKSTCCMCHTIKTLFYDLGVNPTVHELDEDPRAGKEIEKAPVRLGCSPSVPAVFIGGELIGGANEVMTLHLSSSLVPLLKQAGAIWL, from the coding sequence ATGGAGAGAGTAACAAGAATTGTATCACAGAGAGCTGTAGTGATCTTCAGTAAGAGTACATGTTGCATGTGTCATACCATCAAGACTCTTTTTTATGATCTCGGCGTAAACCCAACGGTTCATGAACTCGATGAAGACCCAAGAGCAGGAAAAGAAATCGAGAAAGCACCTGTAAGGTTGGGATGTAGTCCGTCGGTACCTGCTGTGTTTATCGGTGGTGAGCTAATTGGTGGAGCTAATGAAGTCATGACTCTTCATCTCAGTAGCTCTCTCGTTCCATTACTAAAGCAAGCAGGTGCTATCTGGCTTTGA
- the LOC113355600 gene encoding monothiol glutaredoxin-S3-like — MERVTRIVSQRAVVIFSKSTCCMCHTIKTLFYDLGVNPTVHELDEDPRAGKEIEKALVRLGCSPSVPAVFIGGELVGGANEVMTLHLSSSLVPLLKQAGAIWL, encoded by the coding sequence ATGGAAAGAGTAACAAGAATCGTATCACAAAGGGCTGTAGTGATCTTTAGCAAGAGTACATGCTGTATGTGTCATACTATCAAGACTCTATTCTATGATCTAGGCGTAAACCCAACGGTTCATGAACTCGACGAAGACCCGAGAGCAGGAAAAGAAATCGAGAAAGCGCTTGTAAGGTTGGGATGTAGTCCATCGGTACCTGCTGTATTTATCGGTGGTGAGCTAGTTGGTGGAGCTAATGAAGTCATGACTCTTCATCTCAGTAGCTCTCTCGTTCCATTGCTAAAGCAAGCAGGAGCTATCTGGCTTTGA